From a single Brassica oleracea var. oleracea cultivar TO1000 chromosome C5, BOL, whole genome shotgun sequence genomic region:
- the LOC106343579 gene encoding putative purine permease 20 isoform X1, whose translation MVLSFILTLVVANFLSMQFGESYIYLAFHQKLVVHSPPENVMGFDTESSDRITQEGEEANVGVENQPREAPNSTSLDQLQTIKTRNWWIWIFVSSGLVVTGRVFSTLLLNFYFVQTGRDVCDDPKQFKGTWLQSMVQNAAFPFTALFAFLWCSLSSNHRKTTTSSASSSGKLFLLYISLGVLFAAYSQLYAIGRTHCIFFFWIFTTQLILTSMFTAIINKHKFNRWIILSVILSGVATGVTSSDDAYNPCEGEGYKMSYGAWCGFFGTVAFSLSLCIMQLGFEKVIPKTESKVSSVMLMQTYASMIATLICLVGLFVSGEFRDIKEDFETFKKGKPLYVLTLTGLSLAWQVMSIGLVGLVCLVSTLFSNVVSFCATPLANILVVVAFRFIDDDIEWFKGGALLAGILGFASYAYSLYKTVKKRASQSETLRV comes from the exons ATGGTATTATCATTTATACTCACTTTGGTTGTTGCAAACTTCCTAAGTATGCAGTTTGGAGAAAGTTATATATATTTGGCATTTCATCAAAAACTTGTAGTCCATTCTCCACCGGAAAACGTTATGGGTTTCGACACGGAATCCTCGGACCGAATTACACAAG AAGGAGAAGAAGCTAATGTCGGAGTTGAGAATCAACCAAGAGAAGCACCAAATTCAACATCTCTTGATCAGCTACAAACTATCAAGACACGAAACTGGTGGATTTGGATCTTTGTCTCTTCGGGTTTGGTCGTAACAGGACGGGTTTTCTCCACCCTTCTTCTAAACTTCTACTTTGTTCAAACAGGACGAGATGTTTGTGACGACCCAAAACAATTTAAAGGCACATGGCTTCAGTCCATGGTCCAAAACGCTGCGTTTCCATTTACAGCCTTATTTGCCTTTTTATGGTGTTCTTTATCTTCTAACCATAGAAAAACTACCACTTCTTCTGCTTCTTCTTCTGGCAAACTCTTTCTTCTTTACATATCTCTCGGGGTCCTCTTTGCTGCTTATAGCCAACTTTATGCAATTGGAAGAACACACTGTATCTTCTTCTTTTGGATCTTTACAACACAATTGATCTTGACTTCCATGTTTACAGCAATCATCAACAAACACAAGTTCAACCGTTGGATCATATTATCAGTTATACTTTCTGGAGTTGCCACAGGCGTCACATCTTCAGATGATGCCTATAATCCCTGCGAAGGTGAGGGCTACAAAATGAGTTACGGTGCGTGGTGTGGCTTCTTTGGCACGGTAGCCTTCTCTTTATCTCTATGCATCATGCAATTAGGGTTCGAAAAAGTCATACCGAAGACAGAGAGTAAAGTTTCCTCGGTGATGTTGATGCAAACATATGCTTCAATGATTGCAACGTTGATATGTTTGGTTGGACTATTCGTTAGCGGTGAATTCAGAGACATCAAAGAAGATTTCGAGACATTTAAGAAAGGGAAACCACTTTACGTTTTGACTCTAACTGGATTATCACTTGCCTGGCAAGTAATGTCTATAGGGCTTGTGGGTCTTGTGTGTTTGGTTTCTACTCTTTTTTCTAATGTTGTCAGCTTCTGTGCAACCCCATTAGCAAACATTCTCGTTGTGGTGGCATTTCGGTTTATAGATGATGACATTGAATGGTTTAAGGGAGGAGCTTTGTTAGCTGGGATACTTGGTTTTGCATCTTACGCCTATTCCTTGTACAAGACTGTTAAGAAAAGGGCAAGCCAAAGTGAAACACTGAGAGTATGA
- the LOC106343579 gene encoding putative purine permease 20 isoform X2, with protein MVLSFILTLVVANFLSMQFGESYIYLAFHQKLVVHSPPENVMGFDTESSDRITQGEEANVGVENQPREAPNSTSLDQLQTIKTRNWWIWIFVSSGLVVTGRVFSTLLLNFYFVQTGRDVCDDPKQFKGTWLQSMVQNAAFPFTALFAFLWCSLSSNHRKTTTSSASSSGKLFLLYISLGVLFAAYSQLYAIGRTHCIFFFWIFTTQLILTSMFTAIINKHKFNRWIILSVILSGVATGVTSSDDAYNPCEGEGYKMSYGAWCGFFGTVAFSLSLCIMQLGFEKVIPKTESKVSSVMLMQTYASMIATLICLVGLFVSGEFRDIKEDFETFKKGKPLYVLTLTGLSLAWQVMSIGLVGLVCLVSTLFSNVVSFCATPLANILVVVAFRFIDDDIEWFKGGALLAGILGFASYAYSLYKTVKKRASQSETLRV; from the exons ATGGTATTATCATTTATACTCACTTTGGTTGTTGCAAACTTCCTAAGTATGCAGTTTGGAGAAAGTTATATATATTTGGCATTTCATCAAAAACTTGTAGTCCATTCTCCACCGGAAAACGTTATGGGTTTCGACACGGAATCCTCGGACCGAATTACACAAG GAGAAGAAGCTAATGTCGGAGTTGAGAATCAACCAAGAGAAGCACCAAATTCAACATCTCTTGATCAGCTACAAACTATCAAGACACGAAACTGGTGGATTTGGATCTTTGTCTCTTCGGGTTTGGTCGTAACAGGACGGGTTTTCTCCACCCTTCTTCTAAACTTCTACTTTGTTCAAACAGGACGAGATGTTTGTGACGACCCAAAACAATTTAAAGGCACATGGCTTCAGTCCATGGTCCAAAACGCTGCGTTTCCATTTACAGCCTTATTTGCCTTTTTATGGTGTTCTTTATCTTCTAACCATAGAAAAACTACCACTTCTTCTGCTTCTTCTTCTGGCAAACTCTTTCTTCTTTACATATCTCTCGGGGTCCTCTTTGCTGCTTATAGCCAACTTTATGCAATTGGAAGAACACACTGTATCTTCTTCTTTTGGATCTTTACAACACAATTGATCTTGACTTCCATGTTTACAGCAATCATCAACAAACACAAGTTCAACCGTTGGATCATATTATCAGTTATACTTTCTGGAGTTGCCACAGGCGTCACATCTTCAGATGATGCCTATAATCCCTGCGAAGGTGAGGGCTACAAAATGAGTTACGGTGCGTGGTGTGGCTTCTTTGGCACGGTAGCCTTCTCTTTATCTCTATGCATCATGCAATTAGGGTTCGAAAAAGTCATACCGAAGACAGAGAGTAAAGTTTCCTCGGTGATGTTGATGCAAACATATGCTTCAATGATTGCAACGTTGATATGTTTGGTTGGACTATTCGTTAGCGGTGAATTCAGAGACATCAAAGAAGATTTCGAGACATTTAAGAAAGGGAAACCACTTTACGTTTTGACTCTAACTGGATTATCACTTGCCTGGCAAGTAATGTCTATAGGGCTTGTGGGTCTTGTGTGTTTGGTTTCTACTCTTTTTTCTAATGTTGTCAGCTTCTGTGCAACCCCATTAGCAAACATTCTCGTTGTGGTGGCATTTCGGTTTATAGATGATGACATTGAATGGTTTAAGGGAGGAGCTTTGTTAGCTGGGATACTTGGTTTTGCATCTTACGCCTATTCCTTGTACAAGACTGTTAAGAAAAGGGCAAGCCAAAGTGAAACACTGAGAGTATGA